A region of the Bacillus sp. NP247 genome:
TTTCCCTATCTAAACAGAAACAATATGAAAAACAACCTTCGCAATCTGCGAATTTATAAAACTAATACTTCTTAGGAATGGATCCAGTATTTTAATATGGCTCCATTCTTTTTCAATTTCTAGGATTGAAATTTATATGCTTTGTATAGTTCCAATTTTTAAAGGAGTATCCCCTACTACTTTCGAATACAATAAATTATAGATTCTTCAAAAAGGAGCTGTGGAAATGTCTGCTGGTATGCAATTATTAATTACCCTTCTGTTTTCATTCGTTATGTTTGGCGCCCTTAATTTTTTAGTCATTTCCCTATCTCAAAATAACTTTAAAAGAAGGATTGTTGCAGGTTTCTTATTCTTACTGTTAACTCCCATTATCTTTTTGACTACTACAGCATTCGCTACCATATTCGATAAAGGTGGATTTGGCGCAGCTAACCTAGCCTTCATTATTGCAAATATGTATGTTGTAAATGGAATTGTCATTCTTCTTTCCGCTTCATTTATCCTCAAAAGACATAACATAAGATAGAGTTCTAGGCATGAATCTGGTATTACACTAGATTCATGCCTTTTCATTTTGAAATCCCACCCTTTTCCAAATTTTTATGTGAAATTTATTAATTCTTTATAAAAATTTAAACTTTATTCATTACAATATTCTTATTGTATTCGCACGTTTATAAAAAATAATAAGAAAGGAGTACACAATGAAAAAGTTTCTACTTATTTTCCCTATATTAATCGTTCTACTTAGTGGATGTAGCAATAATGATATATACGACTCTTGGGAAGTCATTGATAATAAAAAAGGTGAATGCCCTGTGTATTATAAATTTGAAACAGTTGTAAAAGAAGAAAAGAAAGAAAAGGTTGTTCACAATTTAGTGGAAATGCAAACAACCAATAAAAAAGAGGATTTATATAAAGGTTCATTTGTCAAAAATTCTAATGTATATCACATTGATTATGGTAACTCATTTACATCGGATCAAACTTTAAAGGTTGTCGATGATAAATTAAATGTATACTTTTTGACAGCCGAAAAATTATGTACATATAAAAAGAAATGATTACATTTCAGATGAGACGCAGGAAATATTTTCTGCGTTATTTTACTTTAGAAAGCTTTCTCAAAAACATTTCCCTCTTTTAAATATTTTAATTTGAATGTATCGTTATTTAATAATCTAAATAAACTCAATGTGAGGTGCTTATTATGAGAAGTTTAAGTTCATTACTTATATCAACAATTTGTTCCGTAATCCTAACCCTATGGAATGTCCTTTCACTTTATGAAAAATTTACGACAGGAAATTCATACTATTGGATTAGCGGAATACTAGGCTTTGTTTTCGTATTCTTTTTCATTCAAAACATGCGAGATATACTTAACAAAAACTATAAAACACCCTAATCCGTATAGAAAGATATAATAGACATTTCAATTAACCATTCTAGCCTATATACAGTGCCCTCTTTCAACATAGACAAATCCTCCCTCTAAATTTGTCAATCGTTTTAATTTTCATAAAAAAATGATAAAATATAAACATGTGTTTTCAGAATAATTAAAAATGCAGAAAGAAAACACTGTTTTTAGGAGGGGTTTTAATGACTTACACGTTAGCAACTAGAATGAAAGCATTCCAATCTTCTATATTTAGTGAATTAGGGGCCTATAAAAAAGAGAAAATTGCAGCAGGTCATAAAATGATTGATTTAAGTATCGGGAATCCTGATATGCCTCCTGCTGATTTCGTAAGAGAAGCTATGGTACATACAGCAAGTGAAAAAGAAAGCTACGGATACACATTAACTGGTATTCAAGAATTTCACGAAGCTGTAACTGAATATTACAATAACACTCATAACGTTATATTAAATGCTGAAAAAGAAGTTTTATTATTAATGGGTTCACAAGATGGACTCGTTCATTTACCTATGGTTTATGCAAATCCGGGAGATATAATATTAGTTCCTGATCCAGGATATACAGCTTATGAAACAGGCATTCAAATGGCCGGTGCAACATCTTACTACATGCCATTAAAAAAAGAAAATGATTTCTTACCTAACTTAGAAGTTATCCCTGAAGAAATCGCCAATAAAGCAAAGATTATGATTTTGAACTTCCCTGGAAATCCAGTTCCAGCAATGGCACATGAAGATTTCTTTAAAGAGGTAATCGCATTCGCGAAAAAACATAATATTATCGTTGTCCATGATTTTGCTTATGCTGAATTTTATTTTGATGGCCAAAAGCCGATTAGCTTCTTATCTGTACCTGGTGCAAAAGAAGTTGGTGTAGAAATAAACTCTTTATCAAAAAGTTATAGTTTAGCAGGTAGCCGTATTGGATATATGATTGGTAATGAAGAAATTGTCGGTGCACTTACACAATTTAAATCTAATACAGATTACGGTGTGTTCTTACCAATTCAAAAGGCTGCATCCGCTGCATTACGAAACGGTGCTGCGTTTTGTGAGAAAAACCGTGCTATTTACCAAGAGCGTAGAGATACTTTAGTTGATGGATTCCGAACGTTTGGCTGGAATGTCGATAAACCAGCTGGAAGTATGTTCGTTTGGGCTGAAGTTCCGAGAGGATGGACTTCTCTAGATTTCGCTTATGCACTTATGGATCGTGCAAATGTCGTTGTCACACCAGGCCATGCATTTGGTCCTCACGGCGAAGGCTTTGTACGTATTGCACT
Encoded here:
- a CDS encoding LL-diaminopimelate aminotransferase produces the protein MTYTLATRMKAFQSSIFSELGAYKKEKIAAGHKMIDLSIGNPDMPPADFVREAMVHTASEKESYGYTLTGIQEFHEAVTEYYNNTHNVILNAEKEVLLLMGSQDGLVHLPMVYANPGDIILVPDPGYTAYETGIQMAGATSYYMPLKKENDFLPNLEVIPEEIANKAKIMILNFPGNPVPAMAHEDFFKEVIAFAKKHNIIVVHDFAYAEFYFDGQKPISFLSVPGAKEVGVEINSLSKSYSLAGSRIGYMIGNEEIVGALTQFKSNTDYGVFLPIQKAASAALRNGAAFCEKNRAIYQERRDTLVDGFRTFGWNVDKPAGSMFVWAEVPRGWTSLDFAYALMDRANVVVTPGHAFGPHGEGFVRIALVQDKVVLQEAVENIKNSGIFSIEKIEELVKN